Proteins encoded within one genomic window of Pongo pygmaeus isolate AG05252 chromosome 4, NHGRI_mPonPyg2-v2.0_pri, whole genome shotgun sequence:
- the N4BP3 gene encoding NEDD4-binding protein 3: MATAPGPAGIAMGSVGSLLERQDFSPEELRAALAGSRGSRQPDGLLRKGLGQREFLSYLHLPKKDGKSTKNTKRAPRNEPADYATLYYREHPRAGDFSKTSLPERGRFDKCRIRPSVFKPTAGNGKGFLSMQSLASHKGQKLWRSNGSLHTLACHPPLSPGPRASQAQAQLLHALSLDEGGREPEPSLSDSSSGGSFGRSPGTGPSPFSSSLGHLNHLGGSLDRASRGPKEAGPPAVLSCLPEPPPPYEFSCSSAEEMGAVLPETCEELKRGLGDEDGSNPFTQVLEERQRLWLAELKRLYVERLHEVTQKAERSERNLQLQLFMAQQEQRRLRKELRAQQGLAPEPRAPGTLPEADPSARPEEEARWEVCQKTAEISLLKQQLREAQAELAQKLAEIFSLKTQLRGSRAQAQAQDAELVQLREAVRSLQEQAPREEAPGSCETDDCKSRGLLGEAGGSEARDSAEQLRAELLQERLRGQEQALRFEQERRTWQEEKERVLRYQREIQGGYMDMYRRNQALEQELRALREPPTPWSPRLESSKI, from the exons ATGGCCACAGCCCCAGGCCCTGCTGGCATTGCCATGGGCAGCGTGGGCAGCCTGTTGGAACGGCAGGATTTCTCCCCTGAAGAGCTGCGGGCGGCACTTGCCGGGTCTCGGGGCTCCCGCCAGCCTGATGGGCTCCTCCGGAAGGGCTTGGGCCAGCGTGAGTTTCTCAGCTACCTGCACCTCCCCAAGAAGGACGGCAAGAGCACCAAGAACACCAAGCGGGCCCCTCGGAACGAGCCTGCCGACTATGCCACCCTCTACTACCGGGAACATCCTCGCGCGGGTGACTTCAGCAAGACCTCACTGCCAGAGCGGGGTCGCTTCGACAAG TGCCGCATTCGCCCCTCAGTGTTCAAGCCTACAGCGGGCAACGGGAAAGGCTTCCTATCCATGCAAAGCCTGGCGTCCCACAAAGGCCAGAAGCTGTGGCGCAGCAATGGCAGCCTGCACACGCTGGCCTGCCACCCGCCCCTGAGCCCCGGGCCCCGGGCCAGCCAGGCCCAGGCACAGCTGCTGCACGCCCTCAGCCTAGATGAGGGCGGCCGTGAGCCCGAGCCCAGCCTGTCCGACTCCTCCAGTGGGGGTAGTTTTGGTCGCAGTCCTGGTACTGGCCCTAGCCCCTTCAGCTCCTCCCTTGGCCACCTTAACCATCTCGGGGGCTCCCTGGACCGGGCCTCTCGAGGACCCAAGGAGGCTGGCCCACcagctgtgctgagctgcctgccCGAGCCACCACCCCCCTACGAGTTCTCCTGCTCCTCTGCCGAGGAGATGGGAGCCGTGCTGCCCGAGACCTGTGAGGAGCTCAAGAGGGGCCTTGGCGATGAGGACGGCTCCAACCCGTTCACGCAG GTGCTGGAGGAGCGCCAGCGGCTGTGGCTGGCTGAGCTGAAGCGCCTGTATGTGGAGCGGCTGCACGAGGTGACCCAAAAGGCTGAGCGCAGCGAGCGCAACCTCCAGCTGCAGCTGTTTATGGCTCAGCAGGAGCAGCGGCGCCTGCGCAAGGAGCTGCGGGCtcagcagggccttgctccagAGCCTCGGGCCCCCGGCACCCTCCCAGAGGCTGACCCCAGTGCACGACCAGAGGAGGAAGCCCGATGGGAG GTGTGCCAGAAGACAGCAGAGATTAGCCTCTTGAAGCAGCAGCTGCGTGAAGCCCAGGCGGAACTGGCCCAGAAGCTGGCGGAGATCTTCAGTCTGAAGACACAACTTCGGGGCAGCCGGGCACAAGCCCAGGCTCAGGACGCAGAGCTGGTCCAGCTGCGCGAGGCTGTGCGCAGCCTGCAGGAGCAGGCCCCTCGGGAAGAAGCCCCAGGCAGCTGTGAGACTGATGACTGCAAGAgcaggggcctgttgggggaggcaggaggcagcGAGGCCAGAGACAGTGCTGAGCAGCTGCGGGCTGAGCTGCTGCAGGAGCGACTTCGGGGCCAGGAGCAGGCGCTGCGCTTTGAGCAGGAGCGGCGGACTTGGCAGGAGGAGAAGGAGCGCGTGCTGCGCTACCAGCGGGAGATCCAGGGAGGGTACATGGACATGTACCGCCGCAACCAGGCACTGGAGCAGGAACTGCGGGCACTGCGGGAGCCCCCCACACCCTGGAGTCCCCGGCTCGAGTCCTCCAAGATCTGA
- the RMND5B gene encoding E3 ubiquitin-protein transferase RMND5B isoform X2 encodes MEQCACVERELDKVLQKFLTYGQHCEQSLEELLHYVGQLRAELASAALQGTPLSATLSLVMSQCCRKIKDTVQKLASDHKDIHSSVSRVGKAIDRNFDSEICGVVSDAVWDAREQQQQILQMAIVEHLYQQGMLSVAEELCQESTLNVDLDFKQPFLELNRILEALHEQDLGPALEWAVSHRQRLLELNSSLEFKLHRLHFIRLLAGGPEKQLEALSYARHFQPFARLHQREIQVMMGSLVYLRLGLEKSPYCHLLDNSHWAEICETFTRDACSLLGLSVESPLSVSFASGCVALPVLMNIKAVIEQRQCTGVWSHKDELPIEIELGMKCWYHSVFACPILRQQTSDSNPPIKLICGHVISRDALNKLINGGKLKCPYCPMEQNPADGKRIIF; translated from the exons ATGGAGCAGTGTGCGTGCGTGGAGAGAGAGCTGGACAAGGTCCTGCAGAAGTTCCTGACCTACGGGCAGCACTGTGAGCAGAGCCTGGAGGAGCTGCTGCACTACGTGGGCCAGCTGCGGGCTGAGCTGGCCAGCGCAG CCCTCCAGGGGACCCCTCTGTCAGCCACCCTCTCTCTGGTGATGTCACAGTGCTGCCGGAAGATCAAAGATACGGTGCAGAAACTGGCTTCGGACCATAAGGACATTCACAGCAGTGTATCCCGAGTGGGCAAAGCCATTGACAGG AACTTCGACTCTGAGATCTGTGGTGTTGTGTCAGATGCGGTGTGGGATGCACGGGAACAGCAGCAGCAGATCCTGCAGATGGCCATCGTGGAACACCTGTACCAGCAGGGCATGCTCAGCGTGGCCGAGGAGCTGTGCCAG GAATCAACGCTGAATGTGGACTTGGATTTCAAGCAGCCTTTCCTAGAGTTGAATCGAATCCTGGAAGCCCTGCACGAACAAGACCTGGGTCCTGCGTTGGA ATGGGCCGTCTCCCACAGGCAGCGCCTGCTGGAACTCAACAGCTCCCTGGAGTTCAAGCTGCACCGACTGCACTTCATCcgcctcctggcaggaggccccGAGAAGCAGCTGGAGGCCCTCAGCTATGCTCGGCACTTCCAGCCCTTTGCTCGGCTGCACCAGCGGG AGATCCAGGTGATGATGGGCAGCCTGGTGTACCTGCGGCTAGGCTTGGAGAAGTCACCCTACTGCCACCTGCTGGACAACAGCCACTGGGCGGAGATCTGTGAGACCTTTACCCGGGACGCCTGTTCCCTGCTGGGGCTTTCTGTGGAGTCCCCGCTTAGCGTCAG CTTTGCCTCTGGCTGTGTGGCGCTGCCCGTGTTGATGAACATCAAGGCTGTGATTGAGCAGAGGCAGTGCACTGGGGTCTGGAGTCACAAGGACGAGTTGCCG ATTGAGATTGAACTAGGCATGAAGTGCTGGTACCACTCCGTGTTCGCTTGCCCCATCCTCCGCCAGCAGACGTCAGATTCCAACCCTCCCATCAAGCTCATCTGCGGCCATGTTATCTCCCGAGATGCACTCAATAAGCTCATTAATGGAGGAAA GCTGAAGTGTCCCTACTGTCCCATGGAGCAGAACCCGGCAGATGGGAAACGCATCATATTCTGA
- the RMND5B gene encoding E3 ubiquitin-protein transferase RMND5B isoform X1: MEQCACVERELDKVLQKFLTYGQHCEQSLEELLHYVGQLRAELASAALQGTPLSATLSLVMSQCCRKIKDTVQKLASDHKDIHSSVSRVGKAIDRNFDSEICGVVSDAVWDAREQQQQILQMAIVEHLYQQGMLSVAEELCQESTLNVDLDFKQPFLELNRILEALHEQDLGPALEWAVSHRQRLLELNSSLEFKLHRLHFIRLLAGGPEKQLEALSYARHFQPFARLHQREIQVMMGSLVYLRLGLEKSPYCHLLDNSHWAEICETFTRDACSLLGLSVESPLSVSFASGCVALPVLMNIKAVIEQRQCTGVWSHKDELPVRPGPGNRGQEALERTAMTGSGTHPLCCPSQIEIELGMKCWYHSVFACPILRQQTSDSNPPIKLICGHVISRDALNKLINGGK; this comes from the exons ATGGAGCAGTGTGCGTGCGTGGAGAGAGAGCTGGACAAGGTCCTGCAGAAGTTCCTGACCTACGGGCAGCACTGTGAGCAGAGCCTGGAGGAGCTGCTGCACTACGTGGGCCAGCTGCGGGCTGAGCTGGCCAGCGCAG CCCTCCAGGGGACCCCTCTGTCAGCCACCCTCTCTCTGGTGATGTCACAGTGCTGCCGGAAGATCAAAGATACGGTGCAGAAACTGGCTTCGGACCATAAGGACATTCACAGCAGTGTATCCCGAGTGGGCAAAGCCATTGACAGG AACTTCGACTCTGAGATCTGTGGTGTTGTGTCAGATGCGGTGTGGGATGCACGGGAACAGCAGCAGCAGATCCTGCAGATGGCCATCGTGGAACACCTGTACCAGCAGGGCATGCTCAGCGTGGCCGAGGAGCTGTGCCAG GAATCAACGCTGAATGTGGACTTGGATTTCAAGCAGCCTTTCCTAGAGTTGAATCGAATCCTGGAAGCCCTGCACGAACAAGACCTGGGTCCTGCGTTGGA ATGGGCCGTCTCCCACAGGCAGCGCCTGCTGGAACTCAACAGCTCCCTGGAGTTCAAGCTGCACCGACTGCACTTCATCcgcctcctggcaggaggccccGAGAAGCAGCTGGAGGCCCTCAGCTATGCTCGGCACTTCCAGCCCTTTGCTCGGCTGCACCAGCGGG AGATCCAGGTGATGATGGGCAGCCTGGTGTACCTGCGGCTAGGCTTGGAGAAGTCACCCTACTGCCACCTGCTGGACAACAGCCACTGGGCGGAGATCTGTGAGACCTTTACCCGGGACGCCTGTTCCCTGCTGGGGCTTTCTGTGGAGTCCCCGCTTAGCGTCAG CTTTGCCTCTGGCTGTGTGGCGCTGCCCGTGTTGATGAACATCAAGGCTGTGATTGAGCAGAGGCAGTGCACTGGGGTCTGGAGTCACAAGGACGAGTTGCCGGTGAGGCCTGGCCCGGGGAATCGTGGGCAAGAGGCACTGGAGAGGACAGCCATGACAGGAAGTGGAACTCACCCCCTTTGCTGCCCTTCCCAGATTGAGATTGAACTAGGCATGAAGTGCTGGTACCACTCCGTGTTCGCTTGCCCCATCCTCCGCCAGCAGACGTCAGATTCCAACCCTCCCATCAAGCTCATCTGCGGCCATGTTATCTCCCGAGATGCACTCAATAAGCTCATTAATGGAGGAAAGTAA
- the RMND5B gene encoding E3 ubiquitin-protein transferase RMND5B isoform X3, whose amino-acid sequence MSQCCRKIKDTVQKLASDHKDIHSSVSRVGKAIDRNFDSEICGVVSDAVWDAREQQQQILQMAIVEHLYQQGMLSVAEELCQESTLNVDLDFKQPFLELNRILEALHEQDLGPALEWAVSHRQRLLELNSSLEFKLHRLHFIRLLAGGPEKQLEALSYARHFQPFARLHQREIQVMMGSLVYLRLGLEKSPYCHLLDNSHWAEICETFTRDACSLLGLSVESPLSVSFASGCVALPVLMNIKAVIEQRQCTGVWSHKDELPIEIELGMKCWYHSVFACPILRQQTSDSNPPIKLICGHVISRDALNKLINGGKLKCPYCPMEQNPADGKRIIF is encoded by the exons ATGTCACAGTGCTGCCGGAAGATCAAAGATACGGTGCAGAAACTGGCTTCGGACCATAAGGACATTCACAGCAGTGTATCCCGAGTGGGCAAAGCCATTGACAGG AACTTCGACTCTGAGATCTGTGGTGTTGTGTCAGATGCGGTGTGGGATGCACGGGAACAGCAGCAGCAGATCCTGCAGATGGCCATCGTGGAACACCTGTACCAGCAGGGCATGCTCAGCGTGGCCGAGGAGCTGTGCCAG GAATCAACGCTGAATGTGGACTTGGATTTCAAGCAGCCTTTCCTAGAGTTGAATCGAATCCTGGAAGCCCTGCACGAACAAGACCTGGGTCCTGCGTTGGA ATGGGCCGTCTCCCACAGGCAGCGCCTGCTGGAACTCAACAGCTCCCTGGAGTTCAAGCTGCACCGACTGCACTTCATCcgcctcctggcaggaggccccGAGAAGCAGCTGGAGGCCCTCAGCTATGCTCGGCACTTCCAGCCCTTTGCTCGGCTGCACCAGCGGG AGATCCAGGTGATGATGGGCAGCCTGGTGTACCTGCGGCTAGGCTTGGAGAAGTCACCCTACTGCCACCTGCTGGACAACAGCCACTGGGCGGAGATCTGTGAGACCTTTACCCGGGACGCCTGTTCCCTGCTGGGGCTTTCTGTGGAGTCCCCGCTTAGCGTCAG CTTTGCCTCTGGCTGTGTGGCGCTGCCCGTGTTGATGAACATCAAGGCTGTGATTGAGCAGAGGCAGTGCACTGGGGTCTGGAGTCACAAGGACGAGTTGCCG ATTGAGATTGAACTAGGCATGAAGTGCTGGTACCACTCCGTGTTCGCTTGCCCCATCCTCCGCCAGCAGACGTCAGATTCCAACCCTCCCATCAAGCTCATCTGCGGCCATGTTATCTCCCGAGATGCACTCAATAAGCTCATTAATGGAGGAAA GCTGAAGTGTCCCTACTGTCCCATGGAGCAGAACCCGGCAGATGGGAAACGCATCATATTCTGA
- the NHP2 gene encoding H/ACA ribonucleoprotein complex subunit 2 isoform X1 — protein sequence MTKIKADPDGPEAQAEACSGERTYQELLVNQNPIAQPLASRRLTRKLYKCIKKAVKQKQIRRGVKEVQKFVNKGEKGIMVLAGDTLPIEVYCHLPVMCEDRNLPYVYIPSKTDLGAAAGSKRPTCVIMVKPHDEYQEAYDECLEEVQSLPLPL from the exons ATGACCAAAATAAAGGCAGATCCCGACGGGCCCGAGGCTCAGGCGGAGGCGTGCTCCGGGGAGCGCACCTACCAGGAGCTGCTGGTCAACCAGAACCCCATCGCGCAGCCCCTGGCTTCTCGCCGCCTCACGCGGAAGCTCTACAAATGCATCAAGAAAG CGGTGAAGCAGAAGCAGATTCGGCGCGGGGTGAAAGAGGTTCAGAAATTTGtcaacaaaggagaaaaagg CATCATGGTTTTGGCAGGAGACACACTGCCCATTGAGGTATACTGCCATCTCCCAGTCATGTGTGAGGACCGAAATCTGCCCTATGTCTATATCCCCTCTAAGACG GACCTGGGTGCAGCCGCAGGCTCCAAGCGCCCCACCTGTGTGATAATGGTCAAGCCCCACGACGAGTACCAGGAGGCTTACGACGAGTGCCTGGAGGAGGTGCAGTCCCTGCCCCTACCCCTATGA
- the NHP2 gene encoding H/ACA ribonucleoprotein complex subunit 2 isoform X2, with product MTKIKADPDGPEAQAEACSGERTYQELLVNQNPIAQPLASRRLTRKLYKCIKKAVKQKQIRRGVKEVQKFVNKGEKGTWVQPQAPSAPPV from the exons ATGACCAAAATAAAGGCAGATCCCGACGGGCCCGAGGCTCAGGCGGAGGCGTGCTCCGGGGAGCGCACCTACCAGGAGCTGCTGGTCAACCAGAACCCCATCGCGCAGCCCCTGGCTTCTCGCCGCCTCACGCGGAAGCTCTACAAATGCATCAAGAAAG CGGTGAAGCAGAAGCAGATTCGGCGCGGGGTGAAAGAGGTTCAGAAATTTGtcaacaaaggagaaaaagg GACCTGGGTGCAGCCGCAGGCTCCAAGCGCCCCACCTGTGTGA